A stretch of DNA from Nitrospira sp. KM1:
CCGGCCTGTAAGGCATGAATGGCAGATTGCGCGTCGGTCTTGTGGCTTTGGAGAATCAGCGCCGCCTGCTGCGCATGCAGTTTCAGATCACTGATCAGTCCTGGATCATGTTCGGAAAGACAACCGCCGTCGAGAAGGATAATACTCCAGTCGATTCGAGCGGACATGAGTGTGCGCGCTTCTTCCGCCGAATACGCCGCATCGATTCGACAATCCGGGAAGAATCCTCGAAGACTGATCGTCGCGAGTTTGGTTTCTTCGGCGTTCTCATTGATGATCAAAATGAATACCGGCGTTCGCGGCGGCATCGATAATATCCTGATACGCTGGAAAGCCTATTGAATCGGGTCCCGCCACTGCCGTATGACGCACGCCGGCATAACGATCCTGATGAATCACCTGCCAGGCCGAGAATTCAATACACGAGCTGCGCGGGGTCGCTATGTGAATAGCATACGGTCCGGCAGGAAACACAGTCCAGGAGAAGGGAAAAGCGTTCCCGCTTTGGTAGGGGGAAGGGAGGACAGAAATGCGAAACCAGCACAAAAAAGAACGGGTGGGGGCAGAGGTCGACTCCGATGGTGGTGATGGCCCACCAGAGTCTCCAAGCTCCTATTGCTGGGCCTGAGCAGTGTTGGTAGCCGGGCAGGCGCCAGGGGTCATATATAGCAGGTAGTTCCCCATTCCGTGCTGAAGCTCCTCTTTCTGAAGAGGATGGTGATGGACCATGACCATTTCATAGTCATCGGCTTTTGAGACCGGAAATCCCTGCCCGTTCTGATAGACCTGATGAGGTTGAAATTCGAGGAACTTTCCGTCCTGTTCCACGTCCGGAACGGTTCGGAGAAGGGTTTGTTTTCTCGTTTTGTTTTCCAGCGCGATCATCAACAATTCATCGTGACCATGGGGATACGCGAACTTCACGCAACCGTCCATCAAAAACTTCAATGGGGCTGCGTGCACTTGGACTCCAGGCTTGATCTCAATCCCTTCATCTGTCTGATCCGGGCCGCGTTGTGCGAATTTGCTATAGCACACCACATTCACGCCCACCTGGTAGACGTCCATTTCCTTCACCGGCGCCTGCTCCGGCGCCATGTACATGGTAAAGCTGGCCATGACATTCTTGGTGGGAGGAGCCTTATGATAAAAAGCCACTACTGACATGAGATGCTGCCCTTTGGCCAACTTGACCCCATATCCATCGGGAAATTTGGCTTCTGTCATTTCCAGACCGGCACCGCTGAAGAAAAGGGGCTCCCCCGGACAGGATACGCTCGGCTTATCGTTGTTGAGCATCAAAATATGGTGCAGATAGTTTCTAGGCAGTGGGACCCCCTCCTGCGTGAACACTGCCGATTTGAACCCGACCATGTACATATCCTTGGGAAGCTGAAATACATGTTTGGGCATCGAGGCCGCCAGATCTCCTTCATGTCCGGAGGGAAGGTCGATCGGGCCGAACGTCAGTGTCACTGTATTGTCCTGAATGCTCACGACGGTCGTCGTTTGGTTCTTAAGAGTGGGAACGGCATGATGATCATGCCCGCCGTCTGCAAACGCCGATGTAACCAAACCCAGGGTCATGACGACCAACACGATCAGATTCATATATCCTCCAGCTGAAAAGGGAAGATCCGAGGTGAGTAGATGAATGCGGGGTCTGTTTGCTGAAGAGTCGAGAGGCCTCATCGCGCAGACGGAACCGGAGTCATTCGTTTCCATTGATATGTGCCGCCGTGTTCGCGAGGTGGAATACTCTTCTGACTTCCGACGCGGGTATACCACCAGACTCCCTTGGCTTGGGTCCCGTCTTCAGACAGGAGAACCTCGAAGCCTCCTTCTCTATCGTTTCCCGGCTGGTGCCAGGTTCCCTGCCAGAGACGGTCTGAAAATTTTGTGGTGACGAACCGGCCGCCATGCTGCGTGTAGGGGCCGTTCCCGGCTTTGTCGAGGGTCGCTTTATAACGCTTATCGTCTTCCACCTCGAGAATATCCCACTCGCCGCTCAAGTCAAACGAAAGAGCTGAAGAGTTCGATGCCAGCGTACCGGCTGCCGGTTTCTGTGCTTCATCGGTGAGACGTACGGCCCCACCAGAGTTTCTGAACGATTCATGCCAGGAGAGCAATACCCAGTGACCTTCGCGCCGCTCCAACACCCCGGTCTCCCGTAGCGGAAGCAACGATTTCTGTCGCTCACTGCCTTCCTTGACCGTACGGATGTAGTCCAGTTCCATGGTGTACCAGGCCAGATCGCCTTTGGTCCACACCTTCAGCTCTTTGATCGGTAGATCAAGCGAAACTGCAGATGAAAACTCCTCAAGCATGTCGCGTTCGAGATCCGCCCATCCGACATACTTACGTCCCATAATGGTATAACTGGTGATATCGTCATCGTGCGCCATCAGTCGAGACAGCGCCGCCATGTCCTTTTGGGCATTTGCACGGACCATGGCACGAATGGCAGCTTCCGCGCCGAGATCCTCCGCGGCGAATCCAAGATTTAACCCTGCCTGGAACAAATTCAACGTCAGCAAGCACAAACTGATCCGTATGAGTTGACGCAACATGACACTCCGCTTGTTAGGAGGGGATGCGTGAGGCTACATGGGCGCTCACGCCTTGTCAATGGCCGTCTGCAGGATATGGCGGCCTGGATGTGCACACGACAACAGTCACATTATCCACCCCTCCTCTTCGCAGGGCTTCGCCGACAAGACCATGGCATGCTTCCTTAGGAGTGTGACGGTACTGGGATAGGATCTTGGCTATATCATCATCCCCGAGCATCTTGGTGAGTCCGTCGCTGCACAGCAATAGTACATCGCCCGGAATGAGCGGGACCGATACGTAATCCGGTCGGGGCGTCGAATCGATGCCGAGCGCACGGGTCAGAATGTGACGCTCTGGATGGGTAGCAGCAGCCGATGCATCCAGCAGTCCGTTGCGGATGTATTCTTCAACAACCGTATGGTCGCGGGTAAGTTGATTCATGAGATTTCCGTGCAGAAGATAGGCGCGGCTGTCTCCCACGTGTGAGATATGCGCAATGGGAGACGGCGTTGCCGTAATTGCGACGAGGACGATCGTCGTTCCCATGCCTCGGTTCCATGGTTGAAGATTCCCCCGATCCCAAATTGCCTGATTGGCACCGACCAGCAGGTTGGACAACGCCTGTTCGGGTGCTCGATACAGATGTTGGGTAAACTCAAGAGCATGCAATACTTTCTCGCGGACGATTTCTACTGCTGTGTTGGCCGCCAGATCCCCGGCAGGATGTCCTCCCATCCCATCGGCTACGACCCAGATCCGATGTTCATTGAGTACAGCGAAGGCATCCTGATTGGCGGTGCGCACATATCCCGTGTCGGTGAGGCCGGCTCCGACCCAAACGTCTGTCATGGAGTTCCGGATGGCGGGGCGGTCTTTCCCGCCTGGATGCCCACCGACGGTGGGCCGTACTGCGTAACCATCCGATCGAACAACAAGTCCGCCAAGGGTTCGAGATTCTTCGTGTCGGCGGTATTGTAGCGCAGTAAGAGCTCGAGGGAAGACGTATCACCGCGTCTCCATTGGTGCCATAGACGTACGGCGTCCCATCCATCCAGTCCCTCGAGGGTCGAATCTCTTTCAATCAGCATCTCCCGTTCTATTCCCTTCAGCCCTCCACGCAACCCCAACCGTCTGGCGGCAAAGCAAAGGTCGAAATGTGGTTTGTCGAATTTCAGACGTGGGTATGTTGCCCGGAGGTACGGTATATCAAAACCTCGGCCAAAAAACGTGACGAGGATATCGGTCTGCTCGAGCTCGGCCTCCATATATTCCTCCGCCAGGTTTTCCCCGTGAATCAGGCTCGTCATTCCTCCATTTCGATAGAGGCCTATGACCGTGACTTGGCCCACTCCAGCTGGAAGACCCGTCGTCTCGATATCCAGGTAGAGGGCCCTATGACGGAAGGTGCCATACAAACGCCAGTGATCACGGCTCTTGAGGCAGGTACCAAAATACGCGGCTCGACCCGCTTCGAGCTGCGAAGTCGCGACGAGAAGGTCCTGATCATACCAGGATTTTCTGGCTGCAGACAGTGTGGGAACTGCGGATTGCTGCAGGAAATTTGCCCAATCGGTCACGCCGATTTCCCAAAGACGCCGCTCCATGGCAGGCCCCAGTCCGTTGAGCAACACGAAGGTGGAAGTCAGCATGATGCGGGGATTGTAGCCTTGATTTCATGTGATAAACAAGCTAAAGTCCGCGATAGGAGCGGCGTTTCGAGATTGTGAAAAATTGAGTGCATGAGGCGTGCATGAGGCGTGCATGAGTGAATCAATAAAAAAGATACGAATCACGGTCGGTTCTGTCCAGGTCGAGGCGGAATTGAAAGGAACAAGGACGGCCGGAGAGGTCTATGCGGCGCTGCCGGTTGAAGTTCCCGTCAACTCTTGGGGAGAAGAGTTTTATTTCAAACTGGGAGGGGTGAAGGATCATCGGGAAACCGCCACCAATCAAGTAAAAGTCGGCGATGTGGCCTTTTGGGGGGCCGGGCAAGTCGTCGCAATCTTCTTTGGTCGAACGCCCATGAGTATGGGCCCCGATCCTGTTCCTGCCGACCGTGTGAACATTATCGGTCGCATCCTCGGTGACGCGACGATTTTCAGACGAGTCATGGAATCTCCGACCATCAGAATGGAACGGGCGTGACGGATGCGGCTCTCCAAGGAACGGGTTCGACATTTGGCAGAGGCGCTTACGGCCAAGTTGGAAGCAGAAGGACATATCGTCTTATCGGGGCCGCGCCAATCGTTTGTGGACCTTCTGGACCGCACCGTGACCGATGAATTATCAATTGAGGACAAACTGAACGCCGAGGTTCGACAGCTGCTGAAGACCTACGAGCATGAAATCGAACGGGGAAATGTCGATTACCAGAAGATGTTCATGATGTTAAAAAGCAAACTGGTCCGCGAACGAGGTTTGGTTCTTTGACGGAATGCATAGTGCCGGGAGTCCTGGTATGCTGAGCGAAGACAAAACGACCCACCTCTCGCATGTGATTCTCAAGGCCGTCAAGAGTTCGTCGCATGTGGCGGTCAAAACCGATGATAGCCGGGTCTTGAAAGACATCAAACGTGTGTTGACTGTGGAATTGGCGCAGGAAGCTGAGATCGACAGGAAGACTCGCGCCAAGCTCGCTTCGTATTCGAGAGGGATCGTGGAAGGCAGTCAGGAATGGGACGTACTCTACCGCAAGACATTCGAGGAAGAGACGCGAAAGCAGGTAAAGGGATAACATGCTTATGAAGCCGATTTGCACAGGTAGAACCGCTGTATCGATCATTCTCGTCGTCATGATGATGGGAGGATCGCTCGCTTGTGCGAAGAAGGTCAAACCGCTCGTGCCTCTCACCCTCGAGTCCCGTGTTCCGCCTCAGGCGGTAACCCTGACGGAACAAGGGACTCAAGCGTTTCAAGGGAAACAGTTTGAAGAAGCCAAAGGGTACTTTTACCAGGCTGTGACGGCGGCACCAGAGTCCGGGCAGGCCCATTATAACTATGCGCTCGCGCTCAATGCGTTGGGCGACACGGAGCAGGCGAGACAGCAATTCATCGAAGCGGCGAATCTGGCTCCTGGAGACAAAGTCATCTGGGACTCTCCGGCGTTACGGCAATACGGCAACCCGCAATCGCCGAAGGCCTTCAAGGAACACCCCACGACCAATAGTCGGCCGACATTTGGCGGCGGGCCCCGGTAGAAATTTCGATTAGTCGAGGAGGATGAACGAATGGCAAAATCCTTAGATGTCGGAGACAAGGCGCCCGAATTGTCACTCCCGGATCAACACGGCAAAACGGTCACGCTGAGCAGTTTCAAAGGCAAGCAGGTGGTGCTCTATTTTTATCCGAAGGACGATACCCCCGGCTGCACGAAAGAATCCTGCGATTTTCGGGATGTCGAGTCACAGATTATGCGTGCGGGTGGCGTGATTCTCGGGGTCAGTCTCGATAACAAGGAATCGCACCAGAAGTTTGTCAAGAAGTACGGATTGCCGTTTGCACTCCTCAGCGATGAGGATGCGTCAATCTCCAAGGCCTATGGGGTTTATAAGGAAAAAAACATGTATGGCAAGAAGTATTGGGGGATTGAACGGAGTACGTTTGTCATCGACTCCGCGGGAAAGCTGAAAGCGGTCTTTCGCAAGGTCAGTGTAGACGGACATGCGGACGCCGTCTTAACCGCCCTGAAATCCTAGGAAGGCATTTAGGGCAGATGCGGTGTTTCCTGTCCTTTTGTGCGTCCACCTCGTTGATCCTCATCACGCTTAACGGCCTGCTTGGAGCCCTGCCTCTGGCCGGCGCCGAACCGAAAGTTCCCGCGCAGCTTCATGTCCGTGATGCTCTGACATCCCCCGGCCGACCGGTCGTGATCGAAGCAGCCCTGGCCGTTGAGACTTCCGGAACGGAACACCCCGCTGCCGGAGAAGTCCTTGAATTGATTCAGGAGGGCAGGCCTCTCGCCAGCGCGCAGACGGATTCCGCTGGCCGGGCGGTGTTCCAATACACGCCGAAGGTCCGCGGCTCGGTGTCATTGCTGGTACGGACCTCCGAAACCTCGCGATTATCGGCAGAGGCCGCCACGACCGTTGCCGCTTGGGAGCACCGTGCTCCACTGCTTGCAGTGGAGTGGTCGGCGATGATTGCCGATCCTGCAGAACAAACTCCGTTCCCGGTTGCCGCGGACGAACTCGGGAAACTGTCTCAGTTCTATTTCAACCTCATCTATGTCGTGACCGAGCAGGAGGCCGCTGGAATGCCGTTTACGGCCGATTCGCGTGCTAGACGATGGTTGGCCTCACACAAGTTTCCGGCTGGGTACGTACTGGTTCTGCCGCCGATAGACACAGCGCTGGGGACCAAGATCGATGAACTCCGGTCGGAAGGATGGACGACTCTGAAGATTGGGATCGGACGTAGCAGAAAGTTTGCCGAAGCGTTTCTTCAGCGTCGGCTGGAAGCGGTCATGGTGCCGGAACCTCCGCCGGGAGAAGCGCCGAAGAAAGCGAAGGTGGCAAAGGAGTGGATTGATGTGAGGAAGAAACTCTAGCGAACGCCGGACCTTCCGTTACCATTTTCCCAGCCAATGACGGCATCCGGCATAGTAGGCGAACACGGCGATTCCCAAAATGACTACAGCGTGTACGATGTGTTGAGTTTGGATATCGGGTGCAATCCACCGACTGATGAACAAGAGCCCTGCGGCGACGACGGTGACGGCCAAGGTGGTGCGTTTCGGACAGGGGCGGAGACGGCGGCCTTCATATGCCAGAATGATCCATACGACCATCCATCCGAGCGCTCCGATGATCAGAGCGCCAATCATATCCGTCATGCTCAATAACAGACTGTCGACGATCAGGTCGAACGGCTTACGCGTGGTCAGTTCGGGTCCGATCCGCATCCACTCACCGAAAGTCAGAAGAGCCAATACGACGATGATGCCGACGGCGAAGGCCTCCTTCGACATCCCGTAGTCGCGGTCGGACTCCGCATGGCGGTGGCTGAAAGAGCTGGGGAGAGACGTCCGCTTGTGCAGCAGATCATACCCGCATTCGCAGACAAGGCAGGTATCCGGATTCGTGGCTAAACAGCGTGGGCATTCCATAGTCATCGCAACCGTTATCGCCTTCTATACTGTTCCCAAACCAATTATACCGCGGCGCCATCCCTCATGAGCGTCCGCTTTGTCCCAGGAGAATGGTCATGCATGGACGATCGTCAGCATCTCAGTTCCTTTTCCTCGGATGCCTCTTCGCGGCCGGCGCCGTGGGGGCCGGGGCATTCGGCGCGCATTCCCTCAAGCATGTGCTCGATGCGTCCATGCTGACCGTCTTTGAAACAGCCGTCCGGTATCAAATGTATCATGCTCTCGCGCTTTGCATTGTGTCTTGGGCGATGGACCGGTATGCAGACCCCCGACTTTCTTCAGTGGGATGGTTGTTTACCGCCGGGATTATCGGCTTTTCTGGAAGCCTTTACGCGGTTTCGCTGTTGGAAATCCGTTGGTTGGGGGCGGTCACCCCTCTGGGGGGCGTCGCTTTTATCACAGGCTGGATCCTGCTGGCGTGGCGGGTAAGACAACCCAGAGGCAATATGCAGTAAACGTCTGAGAACTGCGCGGTCTCACGAGGCGCACTTTCCCGTCCGCTTTCCGCTGACGGAACCCCACCCGCCTTGGGAGTTGACGAACGTCCCTTCAAGCCGTTGAGCCTCTTTGGTGAACAAGAGGCTATCCTCTTGAGTCCTTCCCCCGGACTCCCAGCGGAGGTAGACGGTATCACCCAGAACGATGGCTTCGGCAAGACCGGGTATCTTGTCTGCCTGTCGGCCGGGTGGGGAGAATTCCAAGGAAAGCTTTTGTTCCTGATGATGCTGCTGATGGTTGTGAACCACCCAATGCCACGTGCCGCAGAGACGTGCCTGACCCCGCAAGCTACGTATGCGATCTCTCCAGGAATTCAGTCTGAACCATTCGGTCATTGCGAGTTGGCTGGCCTCGGTCATGGACCGACCTGCCAGGAGAGCGATGCCGATTGAGTCGGTGGCAGCTGGAACTGAAAGATCAGTTCCTGAAGGGGAAGTGTGGAGAAGCGTGCTGAAGGATGGTAGCGAACCCAGCGAATTCAGCCATGTGGAGCGCGATGGAGCAATCTGAGGCAGGGAAAGACGGTGCTCCGCATGGGTCTCGGCGGCCGTCACAACAGAATCCGAAAGGTCCCATACGACGAGTGCCGCTGCGAGCCGCTGCGCCGACAGGTTGATTTCAGATACCATGAGTTCTTTTGAGAGCTTCGGGGGCAAACCTTTGGCGCTGATGGTGCCGGCGGCATCCTTCAAGCCAAGCGACGGGCCCAGAAAATCGATAAAGAGCTTCAATGCGGATTCGTCGGACTCGACATCGCGAAGGCGGTCTCTGTTTGCCTGGATGACAGCCTGCCAGTCGGGGAGATCGTCGCTTGCACGGACTTCAATGGGCACTTTCGCGACCAGCAGGACAACAAGAATCGATAGGCTTATGCGGATGAACATGGCCGGCATGCGGCTGACCTTGCCAAGATGAAAGGTGGAGGAAGGGATCGAGCGATCCTCGTGAATCGACGGTTGTTGCACGATAAAAAGCGCGCTATGCCACCTGAAGGCATGATTTTAAGAACGCCGCGGTGGCATTCCAGGCCTGGGTGTGAGTATCCTCGCGGTAGCCGTCGGGACGGAGCTCGTTGCTGAACGCATGCGGGGCATCCGGGTAAGTTAGGATCTCGACACGTTTGTCATAGTCGGCTGCGGCCTTACGGAGTCGGTCAACGTCGTCCGGAGCGACCCATGTATCGCGACCAGGCTGGTGGTATAGGACCGGGCAATACAAGTCCTTCAACAGGCTGTCAGGCTGAACCATTCGTCCATAGTATGAGACAGCCGCCCGTAGACGCTTGCGTTGGCAGGCGAATCGCAGGGCGAAACTACCGCCCATCCCGAACCCCACAACCCCATGGATATTCCGTTTGACGTGCTCTTTCGTGTTGAAATATTCACAACAGGAATTGATGTCTTGAATAACCAGCGATTCGGTGAGTTTATTCATCAGGGCTTCCGCCACTTCGCCGTTGGCCGTCACCATTCCCCCGAGTCGCGCATAAAGATTGGGAATGATCACATTGTAGCCCTCACAGGCCAGTCTGGATCCGAGATCCTTGATCTGTGAATTCAGCCCCCACCATTCGTGCAACAGGACGATTCCCGGGAAGACGCCCGGAACCTGCGGCCAGAATTGAATACATTCAACCTGCACATGTTTGGTCACCCTAGTCCGGATGTATGGATCAACGGCCGCGTCGGTCGCCGTTGGAATAGCCGCCCCGCTTGGAAAGCGGCACGTTCCAGTTCCGATCTGTTCTGGGGTGAAGGGGGCGGTAGTGGAAGTTGCCACGGCGTCAAAGCTCCTTATCGAACATGCAGGAAAAATATTATGTTAATTGTCTCAAGATACTATAGGGAGCGGTTCGACGGATTGTCAATCGCAGCGCACTCGGATTACAGATAGGAGATTTGGATGCTCACAAGAAGAGCAAGTGGGAGGAAATCATGATCGTGTTGCCGAAAGGACCGATCGGTGTCGGTCTCGTCGGGGTCGGGAGACACGGAAGCCGGTATGCACGATATTTGGCCAAGGATGTGCCGGGCGCCGTTCTTGCTGCGATTTGTCGTAAGCGAGTGGAAGAACAACTTCCCTTCGATAACGTTTCCGTATACGGGGATTTCCGTGATCTGATCGCTGATCCGCGTGTTCACGCCGTCGTCGTGGTGACCTCACCGCTATTGTGTCATGACATTTGCCTCGAGGCAGTGCGAGCGGGAAAGCCGGTTTTGGTTGAAAAACCGTTGGCGTTCAACGGTGCCCAGGCCAGATCGATGGTCGCTGAAGCGGACCGGGCCTCGGTTCCTCTCATGACCGCGCAGACCATGCGGTTCGATCCGACCATTCTCAAACTGAAAGAACAGCTCGGGCTAATCGGTCGCCTTCAGACTGTAACATTACGAAGCCACATCGAAACCAAGGCCAATGTGCTGAGCGATCATGGAACTCCTGTAAGCCTGGGAGCCCTGTTGGAACTCGGGATCCATATGTTGGATCTTGTACGCTTCGCCACCGGCGAAGAAGTCGCTCGGGTGCAAGCGGTGCTTGTTCCGCCTGCTGATGAGGGGCCGGAACAGGCAGTTCAGGCGCGAATGCTGACGGCTGAGGGTATCGAATGTCTCTTGGACGTGGCGCGGGTAGAGGGACGACGACAGGGGTGGAGTGAGTGGGTAGGCAGCGAGGGGATGCTACGGGCTGACTGGTGCTGCCGAACCGTTAGGTATACCGATCGTCACGGTGAATCAACTGAATGGATCGTCGAGCCTGAACCTACGGTGCTTGCCGTTCTCATGGCATTCATCCGCGCCATTCGAGACGGAGTTCCACCGCCGATTACCGGCGCAGATGGATGCCGTGCGGTCGAATTGGCGGATGCCTGTTATCGATCATCCGAAACGGGCGGAGCCTGGATGGACGTGGCTTCCCTCGATTAACTGTCCGCCACGATGTGGGTATCGGTTTCCTCGACGCCTTCGATCTGATGAATTTTAGTGATGACGACGTCCGACAGCGCACGTTCATCATTGACACTGATGAA
This window harbors:
- a CDS encoding DUF423 domain-containing protein, yielding MHGRSSASQFLFLGCLFAAGAVGAGAFGAHSLKHVLDASMLTVFETAVRYQMYHALALCIVSWAMDRYADPRLSSVGWLFTAGIIGFSGSLYAVSLLEIRWLGAVTPLGGVAFITGWILLAWRVRQPRGNMQ
- a CDS encoding Gfo/Idh/MocA family protein, whose product is MIVLPKGPIGVGLVGVGRHGSRYARYLAKDVPGAVLAAICRKRVEEQLPFDNVSVYGDFRDLIADPRVHAVVVVTSPLLCHDICLEAVRAGKPVLVEKPLAFNGAQARSMVAEADRASVPLMTAQTMRFDPTILKLKEQLGLIGRLQTVTLRSHIETKANVLSDHGTPVSLGALLELGIHMLDLVRFATGEEVARVQAVLVPPADEGPEQAVQARMLTAEGIECLLDVARVEGRRQGWSEWVGSEGMLRADWCCRTVRYTDRHGESTEWIVEPEPTVLAVLMAFIRAIRDGVPPPITGADGCRAVELADACYRSSETGGAWMDVASLD
- a CDS encoding ribonuclease H-like domain-containing protein; protein product: MLTSTFVLLNGLGPAMERRLWEIGVTDWANFLQQSAVPTLSAARKSWYDQDLLVATSQLEAGRAAYFGTCLKSRDHWRLYGTFRHRALYLDIETTGLPAGVGQVTVIGLYRNGGMTSLIHGENLAEEYMEAELEQTDILVTFFGRGFDIPYLRATYPRLKFDKPHFDLCFAARRLGLRGGLKGIEREMLIERDSTLEGLDGWDAVRLWHQWRRGDTSSLELLLRYNTADTKNLEPLADLLFDRMVTQYGPPSVGIQAGKTAPPSGTP
- a CDS encoding tetratricopeptide repeat protein — protein: MKPICTGRTAVSIILVVMMMGGSLACAKKVKPLVPLTLESRVPPQAVTLTEQGTQAFQGKQFEEAKGYFYQAVTAAPESGQAHYNYALALNALGDTEQARQQFIEAANLAPGDKVIWDSPALRQYGNPQSPKAFKEHPTTNSRPTFGGGPR
- a CDS encoding DUF507 family protein, with product MRLSKERVRHLAEALTAKLEAEGHIVLSGPRQSFVDLLDRTVTDELSIEDKLNAEVRQLLKTYEHEIERGNVDYQKMFMMLKSKLVRERGLVL
- a CDS encoding PP2C family serine/threonine-protein phosphatase, whose product is MTDVWVGAGLTDTGYVRTANQDAFAVLNEHRIWVVADGMGGHPAGDLAANTAVEIVREKVLHALEFTQHLYRAPEQALSNLLVGANQAIWDRGNLQPWNRGMGTTIVLVAITATPSPIAHISHVGDSRAYLLHGNLMNQLTRDHTVVEEYIRNGLLDASAAATHPERHILTRALGIDSTPRPDYVSVPLIPGDVLLLCSDGLTKMLGDDDIAKILSQYRHTPKEACHGLVGEALRRGGVDNVTVVVCTSRPPYPADGH
- a CDS encoding DUF507 family protein; the encoded protein is MLSEDKTTHLSHVILKAVKSSSHVAVKTDDSRVLKDIKRVLTVELAQEAEIDRKTRAKLASYSRGIVEGSQEWDVLYRKTFEEETRKQVKG
- a CDS encoding nuclear transport factor 2 family protein — protein: MLRQLIRISLCLLTLNLFQAGLNLGFAAEDLGAEAAIRAMVRANAQKDMAALSRLMAHDDDITSYTIMGRKYVGWADLERDMLEEFSSAVSLDLPIKELKVWTKGDLAWYTMELDYIRTVKEGSERQKSLLPLRETGVLERREGHWVLLSWHESFRNSGGAVRLTDEAQKPAAGTLASNSSALSFDLSGEWDILEVEDDKRYKATLDKAGNGPYTQHGGRFVTTKFSDRLWQGTWHQPGNDREGGFEVLLSEDGTQAKGVWWYTRVGSQKSIPPREHGGTYQWKRMTPVPSAR
- a CDS encoding cyclophilin-like fold protein; its protein translation is MSESIKKIRITVGSVQVEAELKGTRTAGEVYAALPVEVPVNSWGEEFYFKLGGVKDHRETATNQVKVGDVAFWGAGQVVAIFFGRTPMSMGPDPVPADRVNIIGRILGDATIFRRVMESPTIRMERA
- a CDS encoding Lrp/AsnC ligand binding domain-containing protein, which encodes MQSLRKLTGVEQAHSCFGQPDIFLFISVNDERALSDVVITKIHQIEGVEETDTHIVADS
- a CDS encoding dienelactone hydrolase family protein gives rise to the protein MATSTTAPFTPEQIGTGTCRFPSGAAIPTATDAAVDPYIRTRVTKHVQVECIQFWPQVPGVFPGIVLLHEWWGLNSQIKDLGSRLACEGYNVIIPNLYARLGGMVTANGEVAEALMNKLTESLVIQDINSCCEYFNTKEHVKRNIHGVVGFGMGGSFALRFACQRKRLRAAVSYYGRMVQPDSLLKDLYCPVLYHQPGRDTWVAPDDVDRLRKAAADYDKRVEILTYPDAPHAFSNELRPDGYREDTHTQAWNATAAFLKSCLQVA
- the bcp gene encoding thioredoxin-dependent thiol peroxidase, translating into MAKSLDVGDKAPELSLPDQHGKTVTLSSFKGKQVVLYFYPKDDTPGCTKESCDFRDVESQIMRAGGVILGVSLDNKESHQKFVKKYGLPFALLSDEDASISKAYGVYKEKNMYGKKYWGIERSTFVIDSAGKLKAVFRKVSVDGHADAVLTALKS